The DNA region TCGGCACAGCGCTAGCATTTCCTGTTCCTAGCGGGTGATGGTCTTGCAAACCTTCCACAGGGCCTAACTTGCTGCCGGATGCCTCATAGTTGTACGCGGGGGTTGTCGTTCCGTCCCGGTCTTGGTAGATCTCTAGGGAGGGGTAATTGCCCACTTGCCCGTCTATGTGGACCCCGTTCGCAGTCGGTGTGAGCATGATGTCGCCGTTGACTGACAGGCCCAAAGCGTGAGATGGAGATGGTGCTAGCGGGTTCGTCGCGTCGTACTGGATTCTTAGCCTTCCGTCAGCGGTTTGCGAGACATTGACGGTTGGGTCTTGCACCTGCGTGTTGCCTTGTATGTCGACGGATGGGTTCTGCCTGGCCGCGACGACGCCGTTCTCGTAGTCGATGTACAGGGACACTCTGGTTTCGCGAGGGTCGAATTGTTCTTTCGGTCCGCGCGCGTCGCCTAGGTCGTTGGGCATGTTGAGCACGTCTGTGGCTGGGATGTAGAGGCCGACCCGCACGATTCCCTGGCCGGGGACGGGGTTGATGCGGCCGACATCGACGCGGGCGGGCACACCGTGGTTGCGTCCGACCATGCTCTGGGTGTCCATGATCGCGGCCATTTTCCAGTCGGCGTCGCTCTGGGGAGCCCTGCCGTACACATGCTCGAACTGCTCCGGGTGAACGCCGTGAAGTGTTTCACTGTTCGGGATCGGGCTGGGGTCGTCTTTGAACGGCTCGAATTTGTCCGCTTCGCTTTTGACGCTGTCGAGTTGGTCGCCGAGTTCTTCAGCGAGGTGTTGGTCGGCGGCGAGTTCGGCGGCGCTGAGTTCTTCTGTGGTCTCGTAGTGCAGGGCGGATTCGCGGGTGGCCTCAGCGTGGGCGTGCAAGGCTGCTGCCACCTCGTGGGCGTTGATGTGCTGGTTGGTGATCGCGGCTGTGAACGCTGCGGCGAACGGGGCTCCGACAGGGCCGAGGGCGGTCATCATGCCCTGGAACACGCTGGGGTCGAACGCGATGGTGCCGTCGAGCATGAGCGCCATCTGTTCTGTCTGCTCGGCGTGCGCCATCATGGCCGCTTGGTCGGCGTTCAGCGCTTGTCCCATTCGTTCCTCCGTGTGCGTGGGAACAGGATACTACGGTGTCTCGGCGTGGCTGGCGCCCAGTTCTTCGGCGGTGTCCTTCTGGCGTTGGCCGGTGAGCGGGCCGCGTGCCCGTCCCCCATCATCGGGGCACGCGGTCTCTTTCTCCTGCTCTCATCACCTGGCTTTACTCTCACCGCCCCCACTTGCGTGGGGGCGGTTTTCGCTTTTCAAGCTTAGAGCGGATCTGCCCTGGCGATACAGATTTATGTTCCCAGTGGGGATGGAAGCCGTGAGGATATACCGAGAGTTCGTAAGCTACAGAAGTTCGACTACTCTTGTTGAAAAAATGCTTTCTAGCTGGACATAATTCGCATTCGAAGCCAAACAAAATCAAGGTTAAATTGGTCTTACACACCAGTTGTCGGGGGTTCGAATCCCTCCACGCGCACCGCCGCCAGAGCGAGCGGGCGGTGAGTTCTCAATGCGCCGGAGGTCGGACCCGTGAGACGATCCAATCATCCGGGGGGGCGAAGTCGGGTTCTTCGTCAGCCGCCGCTGCGGCCTGCTCCTCGGGCGGTTCGTGGAGCATCGCTTTGGGGATTTTGCGCATCGGCGAGACGGGGAGCTGTTCGTACTCGATGTCCGCGTCGGGCAGCACTTCGGCGAGGAATTCACCGGAGGTCGGGACCTCGCCGAGTTGTTTGCGGAATTCGGTGGTCATTTTCAGCGCTTGCTTGCGCGCGTCATGTGTGGCGGCCTTCGCGGCCTGCACAACCGCCTCCTCGATGTGCTCCCATGCGATCTGCCCGGCGCGTTCTCGGTCGATGCGCAACGAGAGCAAGGTCCCGTCCGCCCCGCAGCTGGCCTGCGCCAACCGGTTCGCGCTGCTGCCTTTCCCGACGATGTCGAGCAGGCTTTTCTTCAACTGAACCGCCTCGCTGAGCTGCCCTTGGACGATGTCGAGCAGGTTTTCGGCGCGTGCTTTGCTGGCCGCCGCGGCTTCTGGAGTGATCATTTCCGTCTCCTTCTGGTGATGCCCGCTCGGGGTTCCCGGCATCGCCCGGATGTTCGCCTAATGCTCGGAGGCCCATTCGGCGCTGTCGAGCTGGACCTCGTCGCCGAAGCTGGCCCGCTGTTGGGCGAGCGTGTGCAGATCTTCTGCCTCATCGCGCTCGTTGGCGGAAAGATCGCCGATCACGCTGTCGACCACGGCGATCGGAGGGGCCTCGCTGTCGAAGGAACCGCGCAAATACTCCGGGACGGGCACGCTGCGCTGTTGCTGTCCCTGATAGGCTCCTCCTGCCCCCATCGCGCCCATCGCGCCTCCGCCGCTCTGGGAGATCGACGGGCGCAGGGCTGTCGGGACCGCCCCGCCGCCCGCTCGCCCTGCTGCCGCTTCGGGGTGGGCGCCGGACCCCGATGGCGGGGCGGCGGACAGGCTGTGCCCCGCGCCCGCTCCTGCGCCTTGGGGAGCCCCCCCTGCGGACAGTCCGCCGTGCGGCGCTTTGGCAGAGGATTCGGCTCCTTGCCCGAGGCTGAAGCGTTCCGTGTCGCCGGCTTCGCTCATCATGCTCTGCGCGGCCTGCATGGAGTTCTGCTGCGACGCCTGTTGCACGGCCTGCTGGACGGTTTGCGTGATCTGCTGAGCGCCTTGCTGTCCTTGTTGGACGAGTTCGGAGAGGTTCTGCCCCATGGTGCCTGGCCCGTACCGCCCGGCCTGTTCGGCCAGGGCGGAGTCGTCTGCCATCGGCGCGAGATCGGCGAGCCTCGCGTTCGGCGCGGCCTGCTCGAAGCCGCTTTGCAGGGCGTCCGGGTCGGCGCTGATTGTCGCCCCCTGCGCGCCGCGAGCCGCTGCGGCCTCTCGCGAAGCTTTTTCCGCTGTGGTCGTGCGCACCATGCTTCGCGCCGCCGGGGTCGTGTTGCCTGCCTGCGCGACACCGCCGGGGCCTGTGCTCGCGCTCGAGGGCCCGGGCGGGGCTGTCGCCGCGCGGGCGTCCGGGGCCGGTCGGCCCTGAACGGGGGCCGGGGCTGCGGTGTCGGCGGATGCGGCGGGGTCGGAGGAGGGGGAAGCGGGGGGCGGGGCCTGCCGGTCCCCGAGGCTCGCCGTTTGGGCGGTGCTGTTCCCAGCGGGGGCGGCGGATTGCTCGGTGTTGTTCGCCTTCTCGTCAGCTCCAGCCGTGGCGCGAGCCGACGTTTCCTGGGGGAGCAAGGATTGCACGGAGACGCTTCGGATGGTCGTTGCCGCTCCGACCGCTCCGGCCGCGCCGAGCTCCCCGGTGAGCGTCCCGGCCAGTGTGGCGATGGCGAGTTTGGCGGACGCGATAGCCGCCGCTTCGGCCGCGCGCGCGGCGCCGCAGGTGAACGCTTCCATTGCCCGTGCGGTCGCTATTTCGGACTTGAGCACCGCCAAACAGGAGAGCATCATCGCTTTGGTGTGCTCGACCGCGTTCGCGGCCTGTTGCAAAGCGGCGGCGGCGGTCCCGTGCGCCTGGGAGACTTCCCGCAGCTCGTGATCGAGCTCTCCCCTGATCCCGCTCAGGCTGTCATGCAGTTTCCCCTCCACGGATCCGATCGCCTGGTCGAGAGAGCCGACGGCGTCCCCGTGGTGGGAGGCGACGGCCCCGCCGTACGCCGAATGGCTTTCGGCGAGCGCCCGCAAAGCGTCCTCGTCGCCTTGCGGCCAGTGGCCGCCGCCGGCGAGTTCGTAGACTTCCAGCAATTCGGGGGGGAGCTGGAGGGTCATAACAGCCCCGAGCGTTCGGCCTCCAGGTCCGCGGCGTTGGCTTCGTCCTCGGCTTCGACCTGGTCTGCGGCTGCGACAGTGTTCTCGCCGAGTTTGCGCAAGAGAGCGAGGTATCCGGTTTCGCCTTCTGCGGCCTGCTGCATGTTGCGCATCCCCGACAAGTATTTGCCTTCTCCTTGTGCGAACACGGTCCCGTACTGGTCGGAGCCCCAAGGGTTGCCCTGCTGAGCGGCTTCGCCGCAGAAGGCGGCGTACGCGGCGGCGAGCGATTCGCCGACGTTGTGCAGCCGATGCCCCGCTGCGCGGAAATCCGCAGACTCCATGGCCAGCTTCTGATTCGTCATGCTGCCTCCTCGTCCTCGACGAATAGGGGAATTCGCGTTCGCTTGGGGGACGGCAAACACGGCCCGTCCGCCTGTGAGCACGGTATAACCTGTCTCTCCTCACGGTACCAGTCAGAGCGGCGGACGCGCTAGGCCTCCGGCTCTGGGAACGCGCGGATTTCTTCGATTTTTTCTCGACCATAGGGCGCGGCTCTGGCATTGACAGTGTTTGACCTGCATGAAAGCCGTGCGCGTCTGAGGTTCGCCCATGCGGAGGATTTTATTTAGCATGTGAAAATTTTTCTTGTTTCCGATCTGGACGCGGAAGCCGTGCCGGTGGTAGGCTCGGAAACACGAAGAAAAGTCGCGAATAATAACCAGCGGGGCATACTTATCAGTCTGTTGGGCCCCGTTGCTTGTCCAGGAGGTCTCAATGTCGAGCGTTCTGCCCGGATCTGGCACTGCGGGATCGGATGAGGGATTGCAGGGCGAGCTGGCGGCGTTGCGGCAGAAAGCGCAGAAAGCGCAGAAAGCGCAATCACTGGTCGGCAACCCTCGCTCGGGCGGGCAGGCCGCGGACGGCGGAGTGAAGGCGATCGTCGGCCCCGGCGGGGCAGTGGAGGCTGTGCGGATCAGCGATGAGGCGTACCAGAAGCTCGGGCCCACCAAACTCGCGCAGTCGGTCGTGGTCGCGGTCAGCCGGGCGCAGCAGGCCAATCTTGAGAAATACCGTTCTGCGCTCGTCGAGATGGACGAGGGCAGCGCCGCCGCGGAGCTCTCCGAGCGTTTCCGGATCCCGAAAGCGCGCTTGGAGGAACAGAAAGACGATCAAGACGCCGTGCAGTACAAAACCCTGGGTCGCTGAGCGGCGAACAGGCCAGCCGCACGTCCATGGGCGGCGCCCGGCAGCGTGATGAGGAGAAGAAATGTTGATACACAATCCACGTTCGTCGGGCGGCTCGCAACCGTCGGGAACGGCTGGGTCCTCTTCGGGCGGCGGCAGCGGCGGATCGCAAGGTTTCCGACTCGACCCCGACTCCGTCCGTCAGGACGCGAGCGACATCCAGGCGGCAGGCCAGACCCTCTCGGACATCGGGCAGCAAGCATCAGGGGTCCATGTCGGGTCGGATGTGTACGGGCTCATCGCCCGCCCGTTCGCCGCAGCTCTCCAAATGGTCTACCAGCAGATCGGCAGCGGTATCACCTCATTCGCAGACTCCATCGCCCATGTGTCGGACCAACTTTCCGGGGCGGTGGACCAACTTGAGGAAGTGGACTCAGAGCACGCCGAGATCATGAGGCAGCTCGGCGAAACCATCCCCGATCCCAGCAGCTACGGTGTCCCGAAAGGCGGTGTGACTCCGGACGAGGGCGTGGATGGCGGGCTCACGATGGCGGATCCGAGCACGTTCGCCAGGCCGAAAGGCGGTGTGACACCGGACGAGGGCGTGGATGGCGGGCTCACGATGGCGGATCCGAGCACGTTCGCCAGGCCGCAGGGGGGCGGGTCTGCGGATGCAGGTGGTGCTGGTTCGGGCACTGGTGCGCGCATCGCGGACCCGAGCGCTTTCGCCAGGCCCCAGGGCGGCGGCTCCTCGTCGTCAGGCGGTGGCAGCTCCCCGGTTGGCAGCTCCTCGGGCGGTAGTTCTCCAGCGGCCAGCAGCGGTGGCAGCGCATCGCAGCCGCACTCCTCGCCACAGAGCCCGTCGCCACAGTCTGCCTCGTCGCAGCCGTCTTCCCGGAGCCTGGATGACATTCTGTCGCAGGGAGGCGCCTCCTTGGGCAATGGCGCGCTTGGCTCTGAGGGCGGTGCTGGTCTCGGGGTCGTCGGCTCGACGGCAGGACACGAGGGCGCTCTGGGCGAGGCGCATGGATCCGGCGGTGGCCTGACACATACCGCGAGCGGAGCGGAGACCAGCCGCACCTCGGGCGAGGGGCCCGCCGCCGCGCCAAGCCATGTCCCCGCCGCGCCCTCTTCGGCTGGTGGCGGCATGGGCGAGTTCCCCCGCTCCGGTCAGCCGGTCGGCAATCTCGGGGGCCTGCCGGGCGAGGCGGACTCCGCTCTGCATGGCCTTCCTGCTGCGGGCGCTGCAGCCGGATACGCGAGCGCCGGGTACTCGGACCAATACGGCAACGCGCAACAGGGCGGTTCCGAAGGGTTGTTGCAGGGAGTTTCCTCCATCGTCAGCACCGCGCTCGGTTCCGGCGGCGGCATGGGCACGGGCGGCGGCATGGCGGGCATGGGCGGTTTCGACGGCACGGCGGGCGCGACGGGGGCCTTCGCCGGCGCCGAGTCCGAGGCCGGCGCCGCGCAGGGGTTCACCGGACCTCCCCCTGCGGGCATGGGCGCCGACCTCGCCGCAGGGGGCCATGGCGGCGAGGCTTCCGGACCTGCCAGCCACGGTTCCGAGGCGTCGAGCACGAATGACTTCGCCCGCTCGGACACAGGAGCCGACCTGGAGGGCGACTCGCCCGACGACGCGCAATCGGACGAGAAGGACAAAGACAAACCCGCTGCGGCCTCCGGGGGCCAGATGGGCGGCGCGCAAGGCGGCATGCATGGCGCGGGCGGCGCGGCCCCCGCGCAAGCGGCTGTCTCGAACAAGTTCGGTTTGCGCGCCGATCCGGAGAGCTTCCCCTCGGCGATGGACAGCGGCTCCATCCTTGAGCGGCACGGCGCTGGCGTCCAGCAGCGGGAAGCTTCTGGCGAAGATGTCGGGATCCGCTTCGGGCCGCTGCCGTCCGACCTCGGGCACGTCGGGGACAGCCCCGCGCAGCCGTCTCCCGGCGACACAAAGGATTCCGACGTGTGGGAAGACCCCGACCTTTTCGAGACCCGGACCTAGCCCGAGCGCCAAGGCCCCTGTTTCGATGTTGGTTCCTCTTTCCGCCGCCGCAGCCCGGACGGCCGTTGTGAGGGGCCTCCGCACGACGGTTCGCACGAACGAGAAGGCGTTTTCCCTGAGTCTGCGATCCAGGGCGAAAGTCCGAGCTCGTCGAGAATTTCGAGCAACACGGCAAACGCAGGGACGACAGGCTGAACGAAGACAGGGAAAAACAGGAAAGCGAAGAATTCTTTCGCGATGTCTGCTGCGCGCCGCGGGCTCCGTTCCGGGCTGAAATGCCGCTCAGAGCTGTTCACAGAGACGAAACATACATCGCGCGACCGCCGCCGCCAATATCGCCCCGAGATGGGCGCGAGGAATGAGATTCCCGTGTTGAGCATGTGTGGCCCCACTCTCCAGGGAGCATTGGTGTGTCCTGGGCGACGCGAGGTCTGCGAGAAAAGGCCGACGAAATTTCAATGCGTTAAACGCATATAACGTTATTTATGCGCGAGAAGAATCTTCTTTTCATGCACGGGATCTTTGGGCTGTCGTGAAATCGCAGTTCAGCGCGGCGGAGCGCCGCGTCAACGCGTCGAGGGAGTCGCGTTCCGCATGCTCCGCGCCCCCGCATTTCGTGAGACGCTCAACACAGCGGTTTTTAGTTGACACGGCCATGTCGATGCACTGCGATGGACGAGAAGGATGCAATTGCCAACCTGAAGGACCAGCGAAGCGGCGAAGACGTAGCGGAGGCCGACGATTTTATCTGTTGGAAACAAAGACGGAGTTCCGTGAGCGCGCGATACCGGCGGCGCGTGAGCGTGGGCGAAGAAGTGAAAACAGCGAAAAAATAAAAAAATAACTTCATAAGAAAAATAAAAAATAACTTCATGAGAAGGAGCGCTCCCGATGGAAAGCATTGAACTTTCCGAATACCCGATTCTGCCTGGAATTGTCACGCACTGGATGGCGCGGGCCGACCTGAGCCTTGAGGAGTGGCCGGAGGACGACAGGTGTGCCTCATACGTGCACGAGGCCCACCTTCGCGGATACGCCAGCGCCAGCTCCGACGCGCGGGAAAGCTGGATCGGGACCGCGTTCGAATTCGAAGGCCACCTTGACCACGAGGCGATTCGCCGCACGCTGCGGCTCTGGGTGGACCAACACGAGGTGCTTCGCTCCCAGGTGTCGCTGCGGGACCCATCCCAGCCGTCGTCCTCGCCCTTGATCCGCCGCACCCTCCCCGTCGGCGCGGTGGACTTCGAGCCGGTCAGCGCAGGGCCGTTGCGCTCTTCGACCGCCGTCCACCGGGAGCTCAGCCACATGTTCGACGTGGTGGCCTCGCCCTTGAACTGGCCCGGCTACCTCCTCTCCACGGTGGAGCGCGACGACGGGACCATCACGATCGTCTTCGTCGCCGACCACAGCCTCCTGGACGGTTACTCGCAAGTGCTCGTCAGCACAGAACTCGCAGAACTGTACAAGAAAGTCCTGGAAGAGGGCCTCGACTACGCTCCGGAGCCTTCCGTGGTCAAGGATTCGTACGTGGACTTCTCCGCCGCGGAACGCGAAGCGGCCCAAAGCGTCACCGCCGAGCACCCGGCGGTGCGCGCGTGGGCCGAGCGGGTCGCCGAAGGGGACGCGATGGACTTCCCGCTGCCCTTGTCGGACCCCAAGCCCCACCGCGGCCTCGTCCATCAGCGCCCCTACAACACCTGGCTGTTGGACTCGGAGCAGTGCGACGCGTTCTTCAGCGCGTGCAAATCCTTCGGCGGCGGCTACAACGCCGGGATCGCGGCGGCCATGGCGCTGGCGACCAAGCTCACCTCGGACCGGGACCGGCTGAGTTTCGTGACGCCGCTGGACACGCGGAGCGACATGCGCTGGGCGCAATCGATCGGTTGGTTCGTCGGCACGGCCCCGGTCTCGGTCGACCTTCGCGCGGCGGATTCGTTCTCGGCCCTCGTGCCTGTCGCGCAGCAGAGCTACTCCTCGACGCGCCTGGTCAGCTCCGTGCCTTTCGCGAAGGTCTGCGAGGTGCTCTCCGAAGAGATCAAACCGTCCTTCATCGCCTCCTTCAACAACGCGTCGGCGATGGCCGGCGCCGATCAGTGGCTGCAACAGCGCATGCGGGCGCTGCGGAGCAAAAACTACTCCGACACAGAAGTCTTCATGGCGCTCGTCCGGTTCCCCGCGCTCGGTTTGTCGCTCTCCGCGCGGTACCCGAACACGTTCACGGCGGCTTCGAGCGTGCACCGGTTCTTCTCGGCGTTGCGGACTGTCATGGTGGCGGTGGCCCATCACGGCGACTTCCACGTCCAAAGCCATCCGCGATTCACCCGGCAGAGCCTTGTCGCCGCGGTCTGAGGCGCCGGCGGGCGCGCAGAACGATCACGGCGGAACAGCGGCGACAGGCTCGACAAAGGAAGGAACCCCCATGCGCGAACTCGGTGATCCGGAAGCGTGCCAGAATCCAGCTCTCCAG from Segniliparus rotundus DSM 44985 includes:
- a CDS encoding YbaB/EbfC family nucleoid-associated protein translates to MSSVLPGSGTAGSDEGLQGELAALRQKAQKAQKAQSLVGNPRSGGQAADGGVKAIVGPGGAVEAVRISDEAYQKLGPTKLAQSVVVAVSRAQQANLEKYRSALVEMDEGSAAAELSERFRIPKARLEEQKDDQDAVQYKTLGR
- a CDS encoding condensation domain-containing protein; its protein translation is MESIELSEYPILPGIVTHWMARADLSLEEWPEDDRCASYVHEAHLRGYASASSDARESWIGTAFEFEGHLDHEAIRRTLRLWVDQHEVLRSQVSLRDPSQPSSSPLIRRTLPVGAVDFEPVSAGPLRSSTAVHRELSHMFDVVASPLNWPGYLLSTVERDDGTITIVFVADHSLLDGYSQVLVSTELAELYKKVLEEGLDYAPEPSVVKDSYVDFSAAEREAAQSVTAEHPAVRAWAERVAEGDAMDFPLPLSDPKPHRGLVHQRPYNTWLLDSEQCDAFFSACKSFGGGYNAGIAAAMALATKLTSDRDRLSFVTPLDTRSDMRWAQSIGWFVGTAPVSVDLRAADSFSALVPVAQQSYSSTRLVSSVPFAKVCEVLSEEIKPSFIASFNNASAMAGADQWLQQRMRALRSKNYSDTEVFMALVRFPALGLSLSARYPNTFTAASSVHRFFSALRTVMVAVAHHGDFHVQSHPRFTRQSLVAAV
- a CDS encoding WXG100 family type VII secretion target is translated as MLIHNPRSSGGSQPSGTAGSSSGGGSGGSQGFRLDPDSVRQDASDIQAAGQTLSDIGQQASGVHVGSDVYGLIARPFAAALQMVYQQIGSGITSFADSIAHVSDQLSGAVDQLEEVDSEHAEIMRQLGETIPDPSSYGVPKGGVTPDEGVDGGLTMADPSTFARPKGGVTPDEGVDGGLTMADPSTFARPQGGGSADAGGAGSGTGARIADPSAFARPQGGGSSSSGGGSSPVGSSSGGSSPAASSGGSASQPHSSPQSPSPQSASSQPSSRSLDDILSQGGASLGNGALGSEGGAGLGVVGSTAGHEGALGEAHGSGGGLTHTASGAETSRTSGEGPAAAPSHVPAAPSSAGGGMGEFPRSGQPVGNLGGLPGEADSALHGLPAAGAAAGYASAGYSDQYGNAQQGGSEGLLQGVSSIVSTALGSGGGMGTGGGMAGMGGFDGTAGATGAFAGAESEAGAAQGFTGPPPAGMGADLAAGGHGGEASGPASHGSEASSTNDFARSDTGADLEGDSPDDAQSDEKDKDKPAAASGGQMGGAQGGMHGAGGAAPAQAAVSNKFGLRADPESFPSAMDSGSILERHGAGVQQREASGEDVGIRFGPLPSDLGHVGDSPAQPSPGDTKDSDVWEDPDLFETRT
- a CDS encoding YbaB/EbfC family nucleoid-associated protein gives rise to the protein MITPEAAAASKARAENLLDIVQGQLSEAVQLKKSLLDIVGKGSSANRLAQASCGADGTLLSLRIDRERAGQIAWEHIEEAVVQAAKAATHDARKQALKMTTEFRKQLGEVPTSGEFLAEVLPDADIEYEQLPVSPMRKIPKAMLHEPPEEQAAAAADEEPDFAPPDDWIVSRVRPPAH